Proteins found in one Gopherus evgoodei ecotype Sinaloan lineage unplaced genomic scaffold, rGopEvg1_v1.p scaffold_167_arrow_ctg1, whole genome shotgun sequence genomic segment:
- the LOC115639977 gene encoding olfactory receptor 14A16-like, whose protein sequence is MSNQTKITEFLLLGFSDVRELQILHFLVFLVLYLAALTGNLLIITAIALDHHLHSPMYFFLMNLSILDLGTISVTIPKSMANSLMNTRSISYSGCVAQVFFLVFFAVSDFALLTVMAYDRYVAICKPLHYEAIMNRRACVQMAASAWISVIVYSSLHTRSTFAISFCGSNEVNQFFCEIPQLLKLACSDTYLGEVEVLIFGACLTLSCFVFIILSYTQIFQTVLRIPTEQSRHKALSTCLPHLIVVSLFLSTGIFAYLKPTSSSPSGLDLMVAVLYSILPPVMNPIIYSMRNKEIKASLRKLTGWRLFSKNKVSIFLL, encoded by the coding sequence atgtccaaccaaaccaaaataactgagttccttctcctgggattctctgatgttcgggagctgcagattttgcacttctTGGTGTTTCTGGTGCTTTATCTGGCAGCCCTGACAGGGAATCTTCTTATCATCACAGCCATAGCTCTTGATCACCACCTTCAcagccccatgtacttcttcctgatgaatttGTCCATTCTAGATCTCGGTaccatctctgtcaccatccccaaatccatggccaattcccTCATGAACACCAGGTCCATTTCCTATTCTGGATGTGTCGCCCAAGTCTTTTTCCTCGTCTTCTTTGCTGTATCTGACTTCGCCTTACTCACCGTCATGGCATACGATCGATATGTCGCCATCtgcaaaccactgcactatgaggctataatgaacaggagagcttgtgttcaaatggcagccagtgcctggatcagtgTAATTGTCTATTCTTCATTGCACACGAGGAGCACATTTGCAATCTCCTTCTGTGGCAGCAATGAGGTgaatcagttcttctgtgaaattccCCAGCTACTCAAGCTTGCCTGCTCTGACACATACCTTGGTGAAGTCGAGGTACTCATCTTCGgtgcatgtttaactttaagctgttttgtttttataattctgTCTTACACTCAGATCTTCcaaacagtgctgagaatccccACTGAGCAAAGTCGGCATAAAGCCCTAtccacctgcctccctcacctcattgtggtctccttgtttCTTTCCACTGGCATCTTTGCTTATCTGAAACCCACCTCCAGTTCTCCATCAGGTCTGGATCTCATGGTGGCTGTTCTTTATTCCATACTGCCACCAGTGATGAATCCGATCATCtatagcatgaggaacaaggaaatCAAAGCTTCCCTGAGGAAACTCACTGGGTGGAGGTTGTTCAGCAAGAATAAAGTGTCTATATTTCTCTTATGA